The proteins below are encoded in one region of Prosthecobacter dejongeii:
- a CDS encoding FkbM family methyltransferase — MDWIRLIKNIPRRFREEQSEQLTYANQHKDAYRWIYLNQDIRFCCPSDVLATWVWRFHAFTLGGRAELFSFLKLAKGCTRLLDVGASAGIFSALFANTRSKAEILAVEPDVPSFKLLNETAALNSPESACWRFSPSVISHETGLFKFTSTGFGGDISAEGESVQGHTLSSLCAAESYVPDLLKMDIESYEYEALLASEVWLRQHRPRIFLELHFTLLKQRGKDAQEVVNFLNRLGYQPVDGSSFEQAVKSTLDHAGCARLALVMKH; from the coding sequence TTAAAAACATCCCTCGAAGATTCAGAGAGGAACAGTCCGAACAACTGACTTACGCGAACCAGCACAAAGATGCATATCGCTGGATTTATCTGAATCAGGATATTCGCTTTTGCTGCCCTAGCGACGTGCTGGCCACCTGGGTGTGGCGGTTTCACGCCTTTACGCTCGGTGGACGTGCTGAACTTTTTAGCTTCTTAAAACTAGCCAAAGGCTGCACACGCCTACTGGATGTCGGTGCCTCGGCGGGTATTTTCAGTGCCTTGTTTGCCAACACTCGTTCCAAGGCTGAGATTCTTGCAGTCGAGCCTGATGTGCCGAGTTTTAAGTTGCTCAATGAAACGGCTGCTTTGAACTCTCCAGAGAGTGCTTGCTGGCGCTTTTCGCCTTCAGTGATCAGCCATGAAACGGGCCTCTTCAAATTCACTTCCACTGGATTTGGCGGAGATATCAGTGCTGAGGGGGAGAGCGTTCAAGGACATACGCTCTCGAGTCTTTGTGCAGCCGAATCTTATGTGCCTGATTTGTTGAAGATGGATATTGAGTCTTATGAGTATGAGGCTCTCTTGGCGTCAGAAGTATGGCTGCGTCAGCATCGCCCCAGGATTTTTCTGGAGCTTCATTTTACTTTGCTGAAACAGCGTGGGAAAGATGCTCAAGAAGTGGTGAACTTTTTAAATCGTCTAGGTTATCAACCTGTGGATGGAAGTAGCTTTGAGCAAGCGGTGAAGTCCACACTTGATCACGCTGGCTGCGCACGGTTGGCCTTGGTGATGAAGCATTAG